From Nicotiana tabacum cultivar K326 chromosome 20, ASM71507v2, whole genome shotgun sequence, one genomic window encodes:
- the LOC107818673 gene encoding uncharacterized protein LOC107818673 isoform X1, giving the protein MKSLMFLKMLGLVFFALLFGGVMCKECTNIPTQLSSHSLRYELLSSKNESWKEEMYSHYHLTPTDDSAWSNLLPRKMLKEEEEFDWVMMYRKIKNSGGVKGIDGLLNEVSLNDVRLEPNSIHGIAQQTNLEYLLLLDVDSLVWSFRKTAGLDTPGQPYGGWEGPNVELRGHFVGHYLSASAQMWASTHNDSLKQKMSAVVSALSDCQEKMGSGYLSAFPSELFDRFEAIKPVWAPYYTIHKILAGLLDQYMLAGSDQALKMTNWMAEYFYNRVQNVISKYTIERHWRSLNEETGGMNDVLYKLYSVTGNSKHLVLAHLFDKPCFLGLLALKADDISGFHANTHIPVVIGSQLRYEITGDPLYKEIGTYFMDIVNASHSYATGGTSVGEFWSDPKRLASTLQTENEESCTTYNMLKVSRHLFRWTKEMAYADYYERALTNGVLSIQRGRDPGVMIYMLPLLRGGSKARSYHGWGTQFDSFWCCYGTGIESFSKLGDSIYFEEKGNTPSLYIIQYIPSSLGWKSGQVLVNQKIEPVVSWDNRLQVTITISSNGQATGVSSTLNLRIPSWIYSSGAKATLNGKDLSLPTPGNFLSITKNWGQGDKITLELPMSLRTEAIKDDRPEYASVQAILYGPYLLAGHSSGDWDIETKSITDLSDVITVIPADYNSQLISLMQESVNATFVLTNSNQSIQMEKFPEAGTDAAVSATFRLISLNMSSVKLSERKDYIGNQVMLEPFDFPGMFISHQGQEQSLGIAASSDEGGSLFRLTVGLDGKDDTVSLESESQKGCFIYTGVGYKSSSTVKLSCNSESSDAGFKQAASFKLGNGINEYHPISFVAKGAKRNFVLAPLLSLRDESYTVYFNIQS; this is encoded by the exons ATGAAGTCTTTAATGTTCTTGAAAATGTTGGGGTTGGTGTTTTTTGCTTTGTTATTTGGTGGTGTTATGTGTAAGGAATGTACTAACATTCCAACTCAATTATCATCACATTCACTCAGATATGAGTTATTATCATCAAAGAATGAATCTTGGAAAGAAGAGATGTATTCTCATTACCATTTGACCCCTACCGATGATTCGGCCTGGTCTAATTTGCTTCCTAGGAAGATGTTGAAGGAGGAGGAAGAATTTGATTGGGTGATGATGTATAGAAAGATAAAGAATTCTGGTGGTGTTAAAGGGATTGATGGTTTATTGAATGAGGTTTCACTTAATGATGTGAGATTAGAACCAAATTCAATACATGGAATAGCTCAGCAGACTAATTTGGAGTATTTGTTGCTGTTGGATGTTGATAGTTTGGTATGGAGTTTTAGGAAAACAGCTGGTTTGGATACTCCTGGTCAACCTTATGGAGGTTGGGAAGGTCCAAATGTCGAGCTTCGCGGTCATTTTGTTG GTCATTACCTTAGCGCCTCGGCACAGATGTGGGCTAGCACTCATAATGACAGCCTCAAACAGAAGATGTCTGCTGTTGTTTCTGCACTTTCTGACTGTCAAGAGAAAATGGGATCAGGTTATCTATCTGCTTTCCCTTCTGAACTTTTCGACCGTTTTGAAGCTATAAAACCAGTATGGGCACCATACTACACAATTCACAAG ATATTGGCAGGTCTCTTAGACCAGTATATGTTAGCTGGTAGCGATCAAGCTTTAAAAATGACTAATTGGATGGCCGAATACTTCTACAACCGAGTGCAGAATGTGATATCAAAGTATACCATTGAACGACACTGGCGATCTTTAAATGAAGAAACTGGTGGCATGAATGATGTTCTCTATAAGTTGTATAGTGTAACA GGTAATTCAAAGCATTTAGTGCTTGCTCACCTATTTGACAAACCTTGCTTTCTAGGGCTATTAGCTTTAAAG GCTGATGATATATCTGGTTTTCATGCCAATACACATATCCCGGTTGTTATTGGATCTCAACTGCGTTATGAAATTACTGGGGATCCCCTATATAAG GAAATTGGGACGTACTTTATGGATATCGTTAATGCTTCCCACAGCTACGCGACTGGTGGGACATCAGTTGGTGAGTTTTG GTCAGATCCAAAGCGGTTGGCAAGCACACTACAAACAGAAAATGAGGAATCATGTACAACCTATAACATGTTGAAG GTTTCCCGACACCTGTTCAGATGGACGAAAGAAATGGCATATGCTGATTATTATGAACGCGCATTAACAAATGGTGTACTCAGCATACAAAGGGGAAGAGATCCCGGAGTTATGATATATATGCTTCCTCTTCTTCGTGGTGGTTCTAAGGCTCGGAGCTACCACGGATGGGGAACACAGTTCGATTCTTTCTGGTGCTGCTATGGAACAG GAATTGAATCATTCTCCAAGTTGGGAGATTCTATATATTTCGAAGAGAAAGGGAATACGCCGAGCCTCTACATTATCCAGTATATACCTAGCTCTCTTGGTTGGAAGTCCGGGCAGGTATTGGTGAATCAGAAAATCGAGCCTGTTGTTTCGTGGGATAATCGCCTCCAAGTGACAATTACCATATCTTCAAACGGG CAGGCAACTGGTGTATCTTCAACATTGAACTTGAGAATACCAAGCTGGATATATTCAAGTGGTGCAAAGGCAACCTTAAATGGAAAGGATTTGTCTCTACCAACACCAG GTAACTTCCTATCAATCACCAAAAACTGGGGCCAAGGCGATAAAATCACTCTCGAGCTACCTATGAGTCTTAGAACCGAGGCCATTAAAG ATGATCGGCCTGAGTATGCATCTGTTCAGGCAATTCTCTACGGTCCATACCTTCTAGCTGGCCATTCTAGTGGTGATTGGGACATTGAAACAAAGTCAATCACTGATCTTTCGGACGTGATAACTGTCATTCCAGCCGACTATAATTCTCAGTTAATATCTCTTATGCAAGAATCTGTTAATGCAACATTTGTTCTTACTAACTCCAATCAGTCAATTCAAATGGAAAAGTTCCCAGAAGCTGGAACAGATGCTGCTGTTAGTGCTACATTCAGACTCATTTCACTTAACATGTCGTCTGTTAAGCTTTCAGAACGAAAAGATTACATCGGAAATCAAGTCATGTTAGAGCCATTTGATTTCCCTGGAATGTTCATATCTCATCAAGGGCAAGAACAAAGTCTTGGGATCGCTGCCTCCTCGGATGAGGGTGGTTCTTTGTTCCGTTTGACTGTTGGATTGGACGGGAAAGACGATACAGTTTCTCTTGAGTCTGAATCACAGAAAGGCTGTTTCATTTATACTGGTGTAGGTTACAAATCCAGTTCAACTGTCAAACTTAGCTGCAATTCGGAGTCCTCGGATGCTGGTTTCAAACAGGCAGCAAGCTTTAAATTGGGAAATGGCATTAATGAATATCATCCTATTAGTTTTGTGGCAAAAGGGGCAAAGAGAAACTTTGTTTTGGCACCATTACTTAGCTTGAGAGATgaatcttatactgtgtatttcAACATTCAATCATAG
- the LOC107818673 gene encoding uncharacterized protein LOC107818673 isoform X2 produces the protein MKSLMFLKMLGLVFFALLFGGVMCKECTNIPTQLSSHSLRYELLSSKNESWKEEMYSHYHLTPTDDSAWSNLLPRKMLKEEEEFDWVMMYRKIKNSGGVKGIDGLLNEVSLNDVRLEPNSIHGIAQQTNLEYLLLLDVDSLVWSFRKTAGLDTPGQPYGGWEGPNVELRGHFVGHYLSASAQMWASTHNDSLKQKMSAVVSALSDCQEKMGSGYLSAFPSELFDRFEAIKPVWAPYYTIHKILAGLLDQYMLAGSDQALKMTNWMAEYFYNRVQNVISKYTIERHWRSLNEETGGMNDVLYKLYSVTGNSKHLVLAHLFDKPCFLGLLALKADDISGFHANTHIPVVIGSQLRYEITGDPLYKEIGTYFMDIVNASHSYATGGTSVGEFWSDPKRLASTLQTENEESCTTYNMLKVSRHLFRWTKEMAYADYYERALTNGVLSIQRGRDPGVMIYMLPLLRGGSKARSYHGWGTQFDSFWCCYGTGIESFSKLGDSIYFEEKGNTPSLYIIQYIPSSLGWKSGQVLVNQKIEPVVSWDNRLQVTITISSNGATGVSSTLNLRIPSWIYSSGAKATLNGKDLSLPTPGNFLSITKNWGQGDKITLELPMSLRTEAIKDDRPEYASVQAILYGPYLLAGHSSGDWDIETKSITDLSDVITVIPADYNSQLISLMQESVNATFVLTNSNQSIQMEKFPEAGTDAAVSATFRLISLNMSSVKLSERKDYIGNQVMLEPFDFPGMFISHQGQEQSLGIAASSDEGGSLFRLTVGLDGKDDTVSLESESQKGCFIYTGVGYKSSSTVKLSCNSESSDAGFKQAASFKLGNGINEYHPISFVAKGAKRNFVLAPLLSLRDESYTVYFNIQS, from the exons ATGAAGTCTTTAATGTTCTTGAAAATGTTGGGGTTGGTGTTTTTTGCTTTGTTATTTGGTGGTGTTATGTGTAAGGAATGTACTAACATTCCAACTCAATTATCATCACATTCACTCAGATATGAGTTATTATCATCAAAGAATGAATCTTGGAAAGAAGAGATGTATTCTCATTACCATTTGACCCCTACCGATGATTCGGCCTGGTCTAATTTGCTTCCTAGGAAGATGTTGAAGGAGGAGGAAGAATTTGATTGGGTGATGATGTATAGAAAGATAAAGAATTCTGGTGGTGTTAAAGGGATTGATGGTTTATTGAATGAGGTTTCACTTAATGATGTGAGATTAGAACCAAATTCAATACATGGAATAGCTCAGCAGACTAATTTGGAGTATTTGTTGCTGTTGGATGTTGATAGTTTGGTATGGAGTTTTAGGAAAACAGCTGGTTTGGATACTCCTGGTCAACCTTATGGAGGTTGGGAAGGTCCAAATGTCGAGCTTCGCGGTCATTTTGTTG GTCATTACCTTAGCGCCTCGGCACAGATGTGGGCTAGCACTCATAATGACAGCCTCAAACAGAAGATGTCTGCTGTTGTTTCTGCACTTTCTGACTGTCAAGAGAAAATGGGATCAGGTTATCTATCTGCTTTCCCTTCTGAACTTTTCGACCGTTTTGAAGCTATAAAACCAGTATGGGCACCATACTACACAATTCACAAG ATATTGGCAGGTCTCTTAGACCAGTATATGTTAGCTGGTAGCGATCAAGCTTTAAAAATGACTAATTGGATGGCCGAATACTTCTACAACCGAGTGCAGAATGTGATATCAAAGTATACCATTGAACGACACTGGCGATCTTTAAATGAAGAAACTGGTGGCATGAATGATGTTCTCTATAAGTTGTATAGTGTAACA GGTAATTCAAAGCATTTAGTGCTTGCTCACCTATTTGACAAACCTTGCTTTCTAGGGCTATTAGCTTTAAAG GCTGATGATATATCTGGTTTTCATGCCAATACACATATCCCGGTTGTTATTGGATCTCAACTGCGTTATGAAATTACTGGGGATCCCCTATATAAG GAAATTGGGACGTACTTTATGGATATCGTTAATGCTTCCCACAGCTACGCGACTGGTGGGACATCAGTTGGTGAGTTTTG GTCAGATCCAAAGCGGTTGGCAAGCACACTACAAACAGAAAATGAGGAATCATGTACAACCTATAACATGTTGAAG GTTTCCCGACACCTGTTCAGATGGACGAAAGAAATGGCATATGCTGATTATTATGAACGCGCATTAACAAATGGTGTACTCAGCATACAAAGGGGAAGAGATCCCGGAGTTATGATATATATGCTTCCTCTTCTTCGTGGTGGTTCTAAGGCTCGGAGCTACCACGGATGGGGAACACAGTTCGATTCTTTCTGGTGCTGCTATGGAACAG GAATTGAATCATTCTCCAAGTTGGGAGATTCTATATATTTCGAAGAGAAAGGGAATACGCCGAGCCTCTACATTATCCAGTATATACCTAGCTCTCTTGGTTGGAAGTCCGGGCAGGTATTGGTGAATCAGAAAATCGAGCCTGTTGTTTCGTGGGATAATCGCCTCCAAGTGACAATTACCATATCTTCAAACGGG GCAACTGGTGTATCTTCAACATTGAACTTGAGAATACCAAGCTGGATATATTCAAGTGGTGCAAAGGCAACCTTAAATGGAAAGGATTTGTCTCTACCAACACCAG GTAACTTCCTATCAATCACCAAAAACTGGGGCCAAGGCGATAAAATCACTCTCGAGCTACCTATGAGTCTTAGAACCGAGGCCATTAAAG ATGATCGGCCTGAGTATGCATCTGTTCAGGCAATTCTCTACGGTCCATACCTTCTAGCTGGCCATTCTAGTGGTGATTGGGACATTGAAACAAAGTCAATCACTGATCTTTCGGACGTGATAACTGTCATTCCAGCCGACTATAATTCTCAGTTAATATCTCTTATGCAAGAATCTGTTAATGCAACATTTGTTCTTACTAACTCCAATCAGTCAATTCAAATGGAAAAGTTCCCAGAAGCTGGAACAGATGCTGCTGTTAGTGCTACATTCAGACTCATTTCACTTAACATGTCGTCTGTTAAGCTTTCAGAACGAAAAGATTACATCGGAAATCAAGTCATGTTAGAGCCATTTGATTTCCCTGGAATGTTCATATCTCATCAAGGGCAAGAACAAAGTCTTGGGATCGCTGCCTCCTCGGATGAGGGTGGTTCTTTGTTCCGTTTGACTGTTGGATTGGACGGGAAAGACGATACAGTTTCTCTTGAGTCTGAATCACAGAAAGGCTGTTTCATTTATACTGGTGTAGGTTACAAATCCAGTTCAACTGTCAAACTTAGCTGCAATTCGGAGTCCTCGGATGCTGGTTTCAAACAGGCAGCAAGCTTTAAATTGGGAAATGGCATTAATGAATATCATCCTATTAGTTTTGTGGCAAAAGGGGCAAAGAGAAACTTTGTTTTGGCACCATTACTTAGCTTGAGAGATgaatcttatactgtgtatttcAACATTCAATCATAG
- the LOC107818672 gene encoding putative anion transporter 5, with protein sequence MGSSRFPKRFLIVVLTFICTSVCYIERVGFSIAYTAAADAAGVSQTSKGVILSTFFYGYACSQVPGGWAAQKIGGRRVLLLSFLLWSLTCAFVPLDPNRTMVLIIARLLVGMAQGFIFPSIHTVLAQWVPPHERSRSVSFTTSGMYLGAATGMLMLPSLVKYRGPQSVFLAEAALGAMWSLLWFCYAVDPPRSEHPKATASGFGESQLPTKGSSKMKVENGVHSTKSPAIPWKRIVMSLPVWAIVVNYFTFDYALYMLMNWLPTYFELGLEISLQEMGFSKMMPYFNMFIFSNIGGVIADHLVTRRILSITKTRKLLNTVGFVVASLALMALPYFRTSGGALFCSSVALGFLALGRSGFAVNYMDIAPRYAGIVMGISNTAGTLAGIIGVDLTGRLLEAAKDAQLDLTSPESWTAVFCIPGLLCIFSSFIFLALSTGERIFD encoded by the coding sequence ATGGGCAGCAGTCGATTTCCAAAGCGCTTTTTAATTGTAGTTTTGACCTTCATCTGCACTTCTGTCTGCTACATAGAGCGGGTGGGCTTTTCTATTGCGTATACTGCTGCTGCTGATGCTGCAGGAGTAAGTCAGACTAGCAAAGGTGTAATTCTGTCAACCTTTTTCTATGGATATGCGTGCTCACAAGTACCTGGTGGTTGGGCAGCTCAAAAAATTGGTGGACGGCGTGTCCTcctcctttcttttctcttatggTCTTTGACATGTGCTTTTGTACCACTTGACCCGAACCGAACGATGGTCCTGATAATAGCCCGCTTGCTCGTTGGTATGGCCCAAGGTTTCATTTTCCCGTCCATCCACACTGTCCTCGCACAGTGGGTACCACCACATGAAAGATCAAGATCTGTTTCCTTTACTACTTCTGGAATGTACTTAGGTGCAGCTACAGGAATGCTTATGCTTCCCAGTCTGGTGAAGTATAGGGGTCCTCAATCTGTGTTTCTTGCTGAAGCGGCTTTAGGTGCAATGTGGTCTCTTCTCTGGTTCTGTTATGCAGTTGATCCACCTCGTTCTGAGCATCCAAAAGCAACTGCTTCGGGCTTTGGGGAATCCCAGCTACCCACGAAAGGAAGTTCAAAGATGAAAGTAGAGAATGGAGTACATTCCACCAAAAGTCCAGCTATCCCATGGAAACGAATTGTCATGAGCTTACCAGTTTGGgcaattgttgtgaattatttcaCCTTTGATTATGCTCTTTATATGCTCATGAACTGGCTTCCTACATACTTTGAATTGGGTCTCGAGATCAGCCTTCAAGAAATGGGGTTTTCCAAGATGATGCCCTACTTTAACATGTTTATATTCTCAAACATTGGTGGAGTGATTGCGGATCACTTGGTCACAAGGAGAATCTTGTCTATAACTAAAACCAGAAAGCTTTTAAACACAGTGGGTTTTGTTGTAGCTTCTCTTGCATTGATGGCTCTTCCTTACTTTAGAACATCTGGCGGGGCTCTATTTTGTTCCTCCGTGGCTCTTGGTTTCTTGGCGTTAGGAAGATCGGGGTTCGCAGTTAATTACATGGATATAGCTCCAAGGTATGCTGGAATTGTTATGGGAATTTCAAATACAGCTGGTACGTTAGCTGGCATCATTGGAGTTGATCTCACTGGTCGACTACTGGAAGCTGCTAAAGACGCTCAGTTGGATCTCACAAGTCCAGAAAGCTGGACAGCAGTGTTTTGCATTCCGGGATTGCTCTGCATTTTtagttcttttatttttctagcaTTGTCAACAGGCGAGAGAATTTTCGACTAA
- the LOC142174648 gene encoding uncharacterized protein LOC142174648 has product MGVSVYMETKKENKNLGSYPLLISVRDFNMELAITNENTSAGSSGTIQLLDMPVSPFIEEYQSEIITEGTQNVIEEAQVYQDKQTIATAMRHYSVMHKFQFRVKRSSHRSYWLICIAENCNWHFKTTSINDSTMFKIRSFNRQHTCTLMDDTFIQRKRTTVVVGSMVMPKYCDPKTVYTPKDIQTDMLSQHGVNRSYMQAWKAKKKALQLLRGHLADSYNKLPNYFYILEKTYPGSVVKLKKTTDECFLYAFVVLCTSISGWKYYGPVQYCLWHMLWLIRKTTHRGSSFLSNSSKHMVKELQWSYTLDEFNERMSKIEEIDPRVKSYLYDIGYHRWSRVHATMNRTWTMTSNIAKSLNVVTKEARELPIFDLLEYMRTLLERWTKEKLLKAKGTFTYLGYKFNKELEKNSTLYQKLGVRTSTDHIHTVIDGVKRFIVCLKNKKCSCGQFQFDELPCPHVLAALRHRNETYKNYCSPYYTRESLLCTYEISVNSLPDESKWNVPQHISDEVVNSPMGEKKQPGRPQKERYKTYDELKSKKYKVSCGNYGVFSDCR; this is encoded by the exons ATGGGGGTTAGTGTGTATATGGAGACAAAAAAGGAGAATAAAAACTTAGGATCGTATCCGTTACTCATAAGTGTACgagatttcaatatggaattggCTATTACAAATGAGAACACAAGTGCAG GTTCGTCTGGGACAATACAGTTACTTGATATGCCAGTCTCTCCCTTCATAGAGGAAtatcaaagtgaaataataactgaaGGTACACAAAATGTTATCGAAGAAGCACAAGTGTATCAAGACAAGCAAACAATTGCAACTGCAATGAGGCACTATTCTGTCATGCACAAGTTCCAATTCAGGGTTAAAAGATCTAGTCACAGAAG CTACTGGCTCATATGTATTGCAGAAAACTGTAATTGGCACTTCAAGACAACATCAATTAATGATTCTACAATGTTCAAGATCAGGAGTTTCAACCGACAACACACATGCACCTTAATGGACGATACATTCATACAGCGCAAACGTACTACAGTTGTAGTTGGTAGCATGGTCATGCCAAAGTATTGTGATCCTAAGACAGTTTACACACCAAAGGACATACAAACTGACATGTTGTCCCAACACGGAGTGAACCGAAGCTACATGCAAGCATGGAAGGCAAAGAAAAAGGCTTTACAGTTATTGAGAGGTCATCTGGCTGACTCCTACAACAAATTaccaaattatttttatattcttgagaAGACGTATCCTGGTTCAGTTGTTAAACTGAAGAAGACAACAGATGAATGCTTCTTATATGCATTTGTTGTTCTTTGTACATCAATAAGTGGTTGGAAATATTATGGACCA GTACAATATTGCCTTTGGCATATGTTGTGGTTGATTCGGAAAACAACGCATCGTGGAAGTAgttttttgagcaattcaagcAAGCATATGGTGAAAGAACTTCAAT GGTCATACACTctggatgaatttaatgaaaggatgTCGAAGATTGAAGAGATAGACCCACGTGTTAAATCATACCTCTATGATATTGGTTATCATAGATGGTCAAGAGTACATGCAACAATGAATAGAACTTGGACTATGACATCAAACATTGCCAAGTCGTTGAATGTTGTAACAAAAGAGGCAAGAGAGCTGCCAATATTTGACCTATTAGAGTATATGAGGACACTTCTTGAACGTTGGACGAAAGAGAAGTTATTGAAGGCAAAGGGTACTTTCACATATCTTGGGTACAAATTCAACAAAGAATTGGAGAAAAACAGTACATTATATCAGAAACTCGGG GTGAGGACTTCAACAGATCATATCCATACTGTGATAGATGGTGTGAAGCGGTTCATTGTGTGTCTTAAAAACAAGAAATGTAGTTGTGGCCAGTTCCAATTTGATGAACTGCCATGTCCGCATGTTTTGGCAGCTCTAAGGCACAGGAATGAAACTTATAAAAACTATTGCTCTCCGTATTACACAAGGGAGAGCCTGCTTTGTACATATGAAATATCAGTAAATTCCCTTCCTGATGAAAGCAAATGGAATGTGCCACAACATATATCTGATGAAGTAGTAAATTCACCTATGGGAGAGAAAAAACAGCCAGGAAGACCTCAAAAGGAAAGATACAAAACATATGATGAACTAAAGTCAAAGAAGTACAAGGTGTCATGTGGCAATTATGGAG TGTTTTCAGATTGTAGATAA